Proteins encoded in a region of the Caballeronia sp. M1242 genome:
- a CDS encoding c-type cytochrome yields MHNAPALKHRLLRPLMIGVAAVSLAACSTPTRDDGAQNALTHDPTQRAAIDAIGTPLNATEIAAWNIDVAPDGRGLPAGSGDVATGAHIFAAKCAACHGANGEGGLGDRLIGGRGTLASDKPVRTVGSYWPYATTLFDYIRRAMPYNAPQSLSADEVYALSAWILNRNGIVPDDARLDAHSLAAIRMPNRDGFVPDPRPGHL; encoded by the coding sequence ATGCATAACGCCCCGGCTCTGAAGCATCGTCTGTTGCGGCCGTTGATGATCGGCGTCGCTGCGGTATCGCTCGCTGCATGCAGCACGCCCACACGCGATGACGGCGCGCAGAACGCGCTCACGCACGACCCGACCCAACGCGCGGCCATCGACGCCATCGGCACGCCGTTGAACGCGACGGAAATCGCCGCATGGAACATCGATGTCGCGCCCGATGGCCGTGGCCTGCCCGCGGGCAGCGGAGACGTGGCGACCGGCGCGCACATCTTCGCCGCGAAGTGCGCCGCGTGTCACGGCGCCAACGGCGAAGGCGGCCTGGGCGACCGGCTCATCGGCGGACGCGGCACGCTCGCGAGCGACAAGCCGGTACGCACGGTCGGCAGCTACTGGCCGTATGCCACGACGCTCTTCGACTACATCCGCCGCGCGATGCCTTATAACGCGCCGCAATCGTTGAGCGCAGACGAGGTGTACGCGTTGAGCGCATGGATTCTGAACCGCAACGGCATCGTGCCCGACGACGCGCGGCTGGACGCGCATTCGCTCGCTGCCATCCGCATGCCGAATCGCGACGGCTTCGTGCCGGACCCGCGGCCGGGTCATCTGTGA
- a CDS encoding sugar ABC transporter ATP-binding protein, which produces MNENQHTARTMNPINVIETRGLSKQYPGTAALVDVDYKVRRGKVNVLIGENGAGKSTLMKLLAGAETPTSGEIWIDEKLAQITDVRSAEQHGIGIIFQELNLFPDMTVAENIFAGNEITNSGVIRSKMENHQAKVLLDRLNIAIDPRTRLGDLYVGQQQLVEIAKALSKHIKVLIMDEPTSALSKTEVEILFKIIGQLKEEGVTVIYISHRLEEIMAIGDCITVLRNGRLVAENDIANIDIPWIIEAMVGSSKKRFAFEQHEIGREVLKVKDLALKRSNGIYAVDHVSFTARAGEVIGIYGLMGAGRTELLESLLGANPLALGEIELAGKAIEDLPIPKRIEAGIALVPEDRQKQGMVQLMTILENMTLSSLGKFTRRFVGALTRDKQVEAANDIVKKLAIKAASVDAPITSLSGGNMQKVVIGKALLTKPKVLLMDEPTRGIDVGAKEDVYKTISLLARSGIAVIYATSELDEAMAVSNRVFVMASGKLTAVLDRPQFDSERIVRASTPATAVV; this is translated from the coding sequence ATGAACGAGAACCAGCATACCGCCCGCACGATGAACCCCATCAACGTGATCGAAACGCGCGGGCTGTCGAAGCAGTATCCGGGCACGGCGGCGCTCGTCGATGTGGACTATAAGGTGCGGCGCGGCAAGGTCAACGTGCTGATCGGCGAGAACGGCGCGGGCAAGTCTACGTTGATGAAACTGCTTGCGGGCGCGGAAACGCCGACCTCGGGCGAGATCTGGATCGACGAGAAGCTCGCGCAGATCACCGATGTGCGCAGTGCGGAGCAGCACGGCATCGGCATCATCTTTCAGGAGTTGAATCTCTTCCCGGACATGACGGTGGCGGAGAACATCTTCGCGGGCAACGAGATCACGAACTCGGGCGTGATCCGCTCGAAGATGGAGAACCACCAGGCGAAAGTACTGCTCGACCGGCTGAACATCGCGATCGATCCGCGCACGCGGCTCGGCGATCTGTACGTCGGTCAGCAACAGCTCGTGGAGATCGCGAAGGCGTTGTCGAAGCACATCAAGGTGCTCATCATGGATGAGCCGACTTCCGCGCTCTCGAAGACGGAAGTGGAGATTCTCTTCAAGATCATCGGCCAACTCAAGGAAGAGGGCGTGACGGTGATCTATATCTCGCATCGCCTCGAAGAGATCATGGCGATCGGCGATTGCATCACCGTGCTGCGCAACGGGCGGCTCGTGGCGGAGAACGATATCGCCAACATCGACATTCCGTGGATCATCGAAGCGATGGTCGGCTCTTCGAAGAAGCGTTTCGCGTTCGAGCAGCACGAAATCGGCCGCGAAGTGCTGAAGGTGAAAGACCTTGCGCTCAAGCGTTCGAACGGGATCTATGCGGTCGATCACGTGTCCTTCACCGCGCGTGCCGGCGAAGTGATCGGCATTTACGGATTGATGGGCGCGGGCCGCACCGAGTTGCTCGAATCGCTACTCGGCGCGAATCCCCTCGCGCTTGGCGAGATAGAACTCGCAGGCAAGGCCATCGAAGACTTGCCGATACCGAAGCGCATCGAGGCTGGCATCGCGCTCGTGCCGGAAGACCGCCAGAAGCAGGGCATGGTGCAACTGATGACCATACTCGAGAACATGACCCTGTCCAGCCTCGGCAAGTTCACGCGGCGCTTCGTCGGTGCGCTCACGCGCGACAAACAAGTGGAAGCGGCCAACGACATCGTGAAGAAACTGGCCATCAAAGCTGCGTCCGTCGATGCGCCGATCACGTCGCTATCCGGCGGAAACATGCAGAAGGTCGTCATCGGCAAGGCGCTGTTGACGAAGCCCAAAGTGTTGTTGATGGACGAACCGACGCGCGGTATCGACGTGGGCGCGAAAGAAGACGTCTACAAGACGATCAGCTTGCTCGCGCGGTCGGGCATCGCCGTGATCTACGCGACATCGGAGCTGGACGAAGCGATGGCCGTGTCCAACCGCGTCTTCGTGATGGCGAGCGGCAAGCTGACCGCCGTGCTCGACCGGCCCCAATTCGACAGTGAACGCATCGTGCGCGCATCGACGCCCGCGACTGCCGTAGTGTGA
- a CDS encoding DUF2291 family protein, with amino-acid sequence MVHPVFARWRLVSMLCIASLSACHVVTDTELADIRAQGQHKGPDAAKILNDQLVPYADKNAKPAAQVISALNQNFDDACKQYGFRQSNAFPCNFWLRVQGKVTKIDSTSRVGKAYVEVAPANGGDPVQIALETGPVVIGTGVRDGFPGVKYSDFDDQTRFAAFGQELNKLVVARVQSSLKLKVGDSVDVSAVYSSWSEPAGEIRAIPVAWK; translated from the coding sequence ATGGTTCATCCCGTATTCGCGCGCTGGCGGCTGGTGTCGATGCTTTGCATCGCCAGTTTGTCGGCGTGCCACGTCGTCACCGATACCGAATTGGCCGACATCCGCGCGCAAGGGCAGCACAAGGGCCCGGACGCCGCCAAGATCCTGAACGACCAGTTGGTCCCGTACGCGGACAAGAACGCGAAGCCCGCGGCGCAGGTCATCAGCGCGCTGAACCAGAATTTCGACGATGCCTGCAAGCAATACGGCTTCCGTCAGAGCAATGCTTTCCCGTGCAACTTCTGGCTGCGCGTGCAGGGCAAGGTCACGAAGATCGATTCGACGTCGCGCGTCGGCAAGGCGTACGTGGAAGTGGCGCCCGCGAATGGCGGCGATCCCGTTCAGATCGCGCTCGAAACAGGTCCGGTGGTGATCGGCACGGGCGTGCGCGACGGCTTTCCCGGAGTCAAATACAGTGACTTCGACGACCAGACGCGCTTTGCCGCGTTCGGTCAGGAATTGAACAAGCTCGTCGTGGCGCGGGTGCAAAGTTCCCTCAAGCTGAAGGTCGGCGATTCGGTCGATGTCTCTGCCGTCTATAGCAGTTGGAGCGAGCCTGCAGGCGAGATCCGCGCGATTCCGGTGGCCTGGAAATGA
- a CDS encoding SDR family oxidoreductase has translation MKRFENKVVVVTGGSRGIGLAIAERFAQEGAKVCVSANEKSVHDAAARLRESGFEALSVETDVTEKAQVVALYEEVASKLGEVDVSVQNAGVITIAKLPDLTESEWDKVMAVNTKGVFLCCQEAATRMLRAGKAGRLINTASGQARQGFVYTPHYAASKFGVLGITQSLAKELAPTGITVNAFCPGIITTDMWSYNDEAWGKLLGDYKPGELMAEWVANIPMKRAGNGGDVAGLVTFLASDDAAYITGQTVNVDGGMFMS, from the coding sequence TTGAAGCGGTTCGAGAACAAAGTCGTGGTCGTGACGGGCGGCAGCCGTGGCATCGGTCTAGCCATTGCGGAGCGCTTCGCGCAAGAAGGCGCGAAGGTGTGCGTCAGCGCGAACGAAAAGAGCGTCCACGATGCAGCGGCGCGTTTACGTGAATCGGGCTTCGAGGCGCTCTCTGTCGAGACGGACGTGACGGAAAAAGCTCAGGTCGTCGCGCTTTACGAGGAAGTCGCGAGCAAACTCGGGGAAGTGGACGTGTCGGTGCAGAACGCGGGGGTCATCACCATCGCCAAGTTGCCGGACCTGACTGAAAGCGAGTGGGACAAGGTCATGGCCGTGAATACCAAGGGCGTTTTTCTGTGCTGCCAGGAAGCGGCCACACGCATGCTGCGCGCAGGCAAAGCGGGGCGGCTCATCAACACGGCGTCGGGTCAGGCGCGGCAGGGTTTCGTCTACACGCCGCATTACGCGGCGAGCAAGTTCGGCGTGCTCGGCATCACGCAGAGTCTCGCGAAGGAACTCGCGCCCACGGGCATCACGGTGAACGCTTTCTGCCCCGGCATCATCACGACGGACATGTGGTCGTATAACGACGAAGCGTGGGGCAAACTGCTGGGCGATTACAAACCTGGCGAATTGATGGCCGAATGGGTTGCCAATATCCCCATGAAGCGAGCCGGCAATGGCGGCGACGTCGCGGGGCTCGTAACGTTTCTAGCCTCGGACGACGCCGCGTACATCACGGGTCAGACGGTCAATGTGGACGGCGGCATGTTTATGTCGTGA
- a CDS encoding FGGY family carbohydrate kinase: MSHILAIDQGTSGTKALVFDQTGQVHARGFAPVTCTTPRTGFVEQDANALYASVLKAVDECLSGFKGDIAGIGISNQRETVVLWNAKGEPIAPGVSWQCQRSLGICERLKRDGLQPLIAQKTGLLIDPYSSGTKLIWLNENDERAHAHIAAGDAYFGTVDSWLLYRLTNGAAYRTDVTNASRTMLLNLRTLEWDRELIETFGLQGLRLPELRPSASDFGMTDFDGLLDAPLPILSMIGDSHAAAVGEGCLSPGVAKATMGTGSSIMMNVGGKAREPEHGLVSTLCFATDKRVNYALEGIIISAGSTPAFLKEKLNLFDDFAKAEQAFTEYDNGGVFVIPSFSGIGCPHWKYPGGAQIVGLNFSTSWQHVARAAYESIVYQIKDVINVMEQAADVPLAQLYLDGGLTQRPFLLQYLSDTLNRPVSTLAVSEISASGAAALAAYQAGLAASLDDWQTHRVVARRVEPGSGVEAAAENHAQWLRWIERL, from the coding sequence ATGAGCCATATTCTCGCCATCGATCAGGGCACGAGCGGCACGAAGGCCCTCGTCTTCGACCAGACCGGACAGGTTCATGCGCGCGGCTTCGCGCCGGTTACATGCACCACGCCGCGCACGGGCTTCGTCGAACAGGATGCGAATGCGTTGTACGCATCCGTGCTGAAAGCCGTGGACGAATGCCTGAGTGGATTCAAAGGCGACATCGCGGGCATCGGCATATCGAATCAGCGCGAGACGGTCGTCTTATGGAACGCGAAGGGCGAGCCGATCGCCCCAGGCGTGTCGTGGCAATGCCAGCGATCGCTCGGCATTTGCGAACGGCTCAAGCGCGACGGCTTGCAGCCGCTCATCGCGCAAAAGACGGGCTTGCTGATCGACCCGTATTCTTCAGGCACCAAACTCATCTGGCTCAACGAGAACGATGAACGCGCGCACGCGCATATCGCGGCGGGCGACGCGTACTTCGGCACGGTCGATAGCTGGCTGCTGTATCGGCTGACGAACGGCGCGGCGTATCGCACCGACGTGACGAATGCGTCGCGCACCATGCTGCTCAATCTTCGCACGCTGGAATGGGATCGCGAACTCATCGAGACGTTCGGCCTGCAAGGACTGCGCTTGCCCGAACTTCGGCCGTCTGCGTCCGACTTCGGCATGACCGATTTCGACGGCCTGCTCGACGCGCCATTGCCTATTCTTTCGATGATCGGCGATTCACACGCCGCCGCCGTCGGCGAAGGGTGCCTGAGTCCTGGCGTCGCGAAGGCGACGATGGGCACGGGATCGTCCATCATGATGAACGTCGGCGGGAAGGCGCGCGAGCCCGAACACGGCCTCGTCTCGACGCTCTGCTTCGCTACCGACAAGCGCGTGAACTACGCGCTAGAAGGGATCATCATCAGCGCGGGATCGACGCCCGCGTTCCTCAAGGAAAAGCTCAACCTGTTCGACGATTTCGCCAAGGCCGAGCAGGCGTTCACCGAGTACGACAACGGCGGCGTATTCGTGATTCCATCGTTCTCGGGCATCGGCTGTCCGCACTGGAAGTATCCGGGCGGCGCGCAGATCGTCGGACTCAACTTTTCGACGTCGTGGCAGCATGTGGCGCGCGCGGCGTATGAATCCATCGTCTATCAGATCAAGGACGTCATCAACGTGATGGAGCAGGCGGCCGACGTGCCGCTCGCGCAGTTGTACCTCGACGGCGGCCTCACGCAGCGTCCGTTTCTTTTGCAATATCTGTCGGACACGTTGAATCGGCCTGTCAGCACGCTCGCGGTCAGCGAGATTTCGGCGTCGGGCGCGGCGGCGCTCGCGGCGTATCAGGCGGGCCTCGCCGCATCGCTCGACGATTGGCAGACGCATCGTGTCGTGGCACGACGCGTCGAGCCCGGCAGTGGTGTCGAAGCGGCTGCGGAGAATCATGCGCAATGGCTGCGATGGATCGAGCGTCTTTAA
- a CDS encoding D-ribose ABC transporter substrate-binding protein gives MWKKLAVAAAVAVSFAAALPATANAAGKGTIAILVNALDNPYYAAEAKGADAEAKKLGYDTIVLSHGEDVNKQNELVNLVIGKGVKGIILDNADSNASVATVRAAADKKVPVVLINREIPKDGIAIAQLSHNNLQAGTEVAQRFVEAIGEKGEYVELTCNLADKNCVTRSQAFHQVLDQYPDLKMVARQDAKGALLPGKQAMDSILQEHPNIKGVICGNGPVALGAIASLDSAGHKDVVVMGIDGSNDERDSVLAGKLKATVMLQAQGIAIHGVDLLDKYIKTGKTGEQERQLTRGILITKDNASHVKDFYYNK, from the coding sequence ATGTGGAAGAAGCTTGCAGTTGCAGCAGCGGTGGCCGTTTCGTTCGCCGCCGCGTTGCCCGCCACCGCGAATGCAGCGGGCAAAGGCACCATCGCGATTCTTGTAAATGCGCTCGACAATCCGTATTACGCCGCCGAAGCGAAGGGCGCGGATGCAGAAGCGAAGAAGCTCGGCTACGACACCATCGTGCTTTCCCATGGCGAGGACGTGAACAAGCAAAACGAGCTGGTCAATCTCGTCATCGGCAAGGGTGTGAAGGGCATCATTCTCGATAACGCCGATTCCAACGCGAGCGTCGCGACGGTGCGCGCAGCCGCGGACAAGAAAGTGCCGGTCGTGCTGATCAACCGCGAGATTCCGAAGGACGGGATCGCCATTGCGCAGTTGAGCCATAACAATCTGCAAGCGGGGACCGAAGTGGCGCAGCGTTTCGTGGAAGCCATCGGCGAGAAGGGTGAGTACGTCGAACTAACGTGCAACCTCGCGGACAAGAACTGCGTGACGCGCTCGCAGGCGTTCCATCAGGTGCTGGACCAGTATCCCGATCTCAAGATGGTCGCGCGTCAGGATGCGAAGGGCGCACTTTTGCCCGGCAAGCAGGCGATGGATTCCATCTTGCAAGAGCATCCGAACATCAAGGGCGTGATTTGCGGCAATGGCCCGGTTGCGCTCGGCGCGATTGCATCGCTGGACTCTGCGGGACATAAGGACGTGGTCGTCATGGGCATCGACGGCAGCAACGACGAGCGCGACTCCGTGCTCGCGGGCAAGCTGAAGGCCACCGTCATGCTGCAGGCGCAGGGCATCGCGATTCACGGCGTCGATCTGCTCGACAAATACATCAAGACCGGCAAGACCGGCGAGCAGGAGCGTCAGCTCACGCGCGGCATTCTCATTACGAAAGACAACGCGTCGCACGTGAAGGACTTCTACTACAACAAGTAA
- a CDS encoding GolD/DthD family dehydrogenase — MSIQYDMSLRHGVDFDFRLDGKVAVVTGGLGGIAMATNAALIAKGARVAILYPSFEEPRVQAAIEELGANNAKAFPCDVANEADVEKAIAAAHDHFGDLHLLVNAAGCITLTPAENIGYDEWQRQIGVNLTGPFLCSKHFARAVLASGHGGKIVNIASQAATVAIDQHCAYTSAKAGLIGMTKVLAKEWAARGITVNTVSPTVVLTPMGAAAWEGEKGENMKKLIPVGRFAYTDEIAAAILFLLSNGADMITGADIMIDGGYTIA; from the coding sequence ATGAGCATTCAGTACGACATGTCGTTGCGTCATGGCGTGGACTTCGACTTCCGGCTCGATGGCAAGGTCGCAGTGGTGACGGGCGGGCTCGGCGGCATCGCAATGGCGACGAATGCCGCGCTGATCGCGAAGGGCGCACGCGTCGCGATTCTCTATCCGAGCTTCGAAGAACCGCGCGTGCAGGCCGCCATCGAAGAACTCGGCGCGAACAACGCAAAAGCCTTTCCGTGCGATGTCGCGAACGAGGCTGACGTCGAGAAGGCCATTGCAGCGGCTCACGACCATTTTGGCGATTTACACCTGCTCGTCAATGCCGCAGGGTGCATCACGCTGACACCCGCGGAGAACATCGGCTACGACGAATGGCAGCGGCAGATCGGCGTCAATCTCACCGGTCCCTTCCTGTGCTCGAAGCACTTCGCGCGCGCGGTGCTGGCAAGCGGCCACGGCGGCAAGATCGTGAACATCGCGTCGCAGGCTGCGACCGTCGCCATCGATCAGCATTGCGCGTATACGTCGGCGAAAGCGGGCCTTATCGGCATGACCAAGGTGCTCGCGAAGGAATGGGCGGCGCGCGGCATTACCGTCAACACGGTCTCGCCGACCGTCGTCTTGACGCCGATGGGCGCGGCGGCTTGGGAAGGCGAGAAGGGCGAGAACATGAAGAAGCTGATCCCTGTAGGGCGCTTCGCCTATACCGATGAAATCGCCGCCGCGATTCTCTTTCTGCTCTCGAACGGCGCCGACATGATCACGGGCGCCGACATCATGATCGACGGAGGCTACACGATCGCCTGA
- a CDS encoding ABC transporter permease, with the protein MNTPNSSNPPVTPVHAKHNRHGAYVASRVAVNLLKLRIFIALFAIIIVFSLATESFLSTGNLLIMAKHVTVVAILSIGMTLVILTGGIDLSVGSIVGISGMAAGYLLLEGVKIGHHIVFFNPWGVTIIACLLGALIGAVNGYLITMLNVAPFIATLGMLYVVRGAALLVNNGSTFADLEGNPALGNPGFEFIGNGTILGLSMPVWIMLVLAAITIFVARKTPLGRRIYAIGGNEQAARFSGIRTNRVKLFVYMFSGFCAAIVGLVITAQLQTAHPLTGQTYELNAIAAVVLGGTALMGGRGTVFGSVVGACVISILGDGMVMCGISDFWQMVIKGLVIIFAVVIDQLQQRLQSRMVSLTA; encoded by the coding sequence ATGAATACACCCAACAGCAGCAATCCGCCGGTCACGCCGGTGCATGCGAAGCACAACCGGCACGGCGCCTATGTGGCGTCGCGCGTCGCGGTCAATCTGCTCAAGCTGCGCATCTTTATCGCGCTATTCGCGATCATCATCGTGTTCTCGCTCGCCACCGAGAGCTTCCTCTCGACCGGCAACCTGCTCATCATGGCGAAGCATGTCACCGTGGTCGCGATTCTTTCTATCGGCATGACGCTCGTGATCCTGACGGGCGGTATCGACTTGTCGGTGGGCTCCATCGTCGGCATTAGCGGCATGGCGGCGGGATACCTGTTGCTCGAAGGCGTGAAGATCGGGCATCACATCGTGTTCTTCAATCCGTGGGGCGTGACGATCATCGCGTGTTTGCTGGGCGCGTTGATCGGCGCGGTGAACGGCTATCTCATCACCATGCTCAACGTCGCGCCATTCATCGCGACGCTCGGCATGCTTTACGTGGTGCGCGGCGCGGCGCTGCTGGTCAACAACGGCAGCACCTTCGCGGACCTCGAAGGCAATCCGGCACTCGGCAACCCGGGCTTTGAGTTCATCGGCAACGGCACGATTCTCGGCCTCTCGATGCCGGTGTGGATCATGCTTGTGCTCGCGGCCATTACCATCTTCGTTGCGCGAAAGACGCCGCTCGGCCGGCGCATCTATGCCATCGGCGGCAATGAGCAAGCGGCGCGATTCTCTGGAATCCGAACGAATCGCGTCAAGCTCTTCGTCTACATGTTCTCGGGATTCTGCGCGGCGATTGTCGGACTCGTGATCACGGCGCAGTTGCAGACGGCACACCCGTTGACGGGACAGACCTACGAACTGAACGCCATCGCGGCGGTCGTGCTCGGCGGCACCGCGCTCATGGGCGGGCGCGGTACCGTGTTCGGCTCGGTCGTCGGTGCGTGCGTGATCAGCATCCTGGGCGACGGCATGGTGATGTGCGGCATCAGCGATTTCTGGCAGATGGTCATTAAGGGCCTCGTCATTATCTTCGCCGTGGTCATCGACCAGTTGCAGCAGCGCCTGCAGTCGCGCATGGTTTCGCTGACCGCGTGA
- the soxC gene encoding sulfite dehydrogenase gives MPRTPRISSPSANTDTTASPLRRRMLRGLAVSAVVAPSANAASSLLQPLEVQPWTRTPGAPILEHPYGVPSSHEANVVRRAARAFPVPGQASSLTPLADLHGAITPNGLVYERHHAGVPEIDPEQHRLAIHGLVREPKLFTMDDLLRLPSESHVYFLECSGNTASEWKGPSGLPVQMTHGLLSCCEWTGVRLSTLIEAAGGLAASDGQTPRWMLAEGADAAAMTRSLPLDRILDRALIVYAQNGERLRPENGYPLRLVVPGFEGNTNVKWLRRLKFVDAPLETREETSKYTDPVANGQARQFVFEMDAKSVITRPSPGHRLTVHGYYPIIGLAWSGRGSIRKVEVSTDGGRSWQEAQLDGPPKDRALTRFHAGWVWNGEPAAILSRATDSTGYVQPTREALVAARGLNSNYHYNGIQQWRIGADGSVKNA, from the coding sequence ATGCCGCGAACTCCCCGCATTTCATCGCCTTCCGCGAATACCGACACAACGGCATCGCCATTGCGCCGTCGGATGTTGCGCGGTCTCGCCGTCTCGGCAGTGGTGGCGCCGAGCGCCAACGCTGCGTCCTCGCTGTTGCAGCCGCTCGAGGTTCAGCCGTGGACGCGCACGCCTGGCGCGCCGATTCTCGAGCATCCGTATGGCGTGCCATCGTCGCACGAAGCGAACGTCGTGCGCCGCGCGGCCCGCGCGTTTCCCGTGCCGGGCCAGGCTTCGTCGCTGACGCCGCTCGCCGATCTGCATGGCGCGATTACGCCCAACGGGCTCGTCTACGAGCGGCATCATGCGGGCGTGCCCGAGATCGATCCGGAGCAGCACCGGCTCGCGATTCATGGTCTCGTGCGCGAGCCGAAGCTCTTCACGATGGACGACTTGCTGCGCCTGCCATCCGAATCGCACGTGTACTTTCTGGAGTGTTCGGGCAACACCGCAAGCGAATGGAAAGGGCCGAGCGGTTTGCCGGTTCAGATGACGCACGGCTTGTTGTCGTGCTGCGAGTGGACCGGCGTGCGGCTTTCGACGCTGATCGAAGCCGCAGGCGGTCTCGCGGCCAGTGACGGTCAGACGCCGCGCTGGATGCTCGCGGAAGGCGCCGACGCCGCCGCGATGACGCGCAGCCTGCCGCTCGATCGCATTCTCGACCGCGCGCTCATCGTATATGCGCAGAACGGCGAGCGCCTGCGGCCGGAGAACGGCTATCCGCTGCGGCTCGTGGTGCCCGGCTTCGAGGGCAATACGAACGTGAAGTGGCTGCGCAGGCTGAAGTTCGTCGACGCGCCGCTGGAAACACGCGAGGAAACGTCGAAATACACGGACCCGGTCGCGAACGGGCAGGCGCGCCAGTTCGTGTTCGAGATGGACGCGAAATCGGTCATCACGCGGCCGTCGCCGGGGCATCGGCTCACGGTTCACGGCTATTACCCGATCATCGGGCTCGCGTGGTCGGGGCGTGGATCGATTCGCAAGGTCGAGGTGTCGACCGACGGCGGGCGCTCATGGCAGGAAGCGCAACTCGACGGCCCGCCGAAAGATCGCGCGTTGACGCGCTTTCACGCAGGCTGGGTCTGGAACGGCGAGCCTGCCGCGATTCTCTCGCGCGCCACCGATTCGACCGGCTACGTTCAGCCGACGCGCGAGGCGCTGGTCGCCGCGCGCGGGCTGAATTCGAACTATCACTACAACGGCATTCAGCAATGGCGCATCGGCGCCGATGGCAGCGTGAAAAATGCATAA
- a CDS encoding AraC family transcriptional regulator translates to MSSKETAASRQRIVDLLRPLAPNEGYNLTPLPDVRILRSDRALSRTPVLYDPGIVIVCQGRKRGYFGDQVYLYDELHYLAVAVPVPFTMETDATPEHPLLAIYMHLDFQVAAELMIQIDRHHMPARAEPPQSMMSSPMDADLRMSVLRFLQALSRPLDAAVLGPALVRELYFRVLTGAQGHAMRSALAMQGQFGKIGKALRRIHATYAQPLNLTQLAREAGMSVPTFHSHFKAITHTSPMQYLKSTRLHQARLLMVRQDMTAEAACHAVGYASASQFNREFKRLFGTTPAAETKRMRESFAVPPPFAGAEYVSSH, encoded by the coding sequence ATGTCATCGAAAGAGACCGCCGCATCGCGGCAGCGTATCGTGGACCTGCTACGGCCATTGGCGCCGAATGAAGGCTACAACCTGACGCCGCTACCCGACGTGCGCATCCTGCGTTCGGACCGCGCGTTGTCGCGCACGCCTGTGCTCTACGATCCGGGCATCGTGATCGTCTGTCAGGGACGCAAGCGCGGCTATTTCGGCGATCAGGTGTATCTGTATGACGAGCTGCATTATCTGGCCGTGGCAGTGCCGGTGCCCTTCACGATGGAAACCGACGCGACGCCTGAGCATCCGCTATTGGCCATCTACATGCATCTGGATTTTCAGGTGGCGGCAGAGCTGATGATTCAGATCGACCGTCATCACATGCCGGCGCGCGCGGAACCACCGCAAAGCATGATGTCGAGTCCGATGGATGCCGACTTGCGTATGTCGGTCCTGCGCTTTCTGCAAGCGTTGAGCCGGCCGCTCGATGCAGCCGTTCTCGGTCCCGCGCTGGTGCGTGAGCTGTACTTTCGCGTGCTGACCGGCGCGCAAGGCCATGCGATGCGCTCGGCGCTCGCGATGCAGGGGCAGTTCGGCAAGATCGGCAAGGCGTTGCGCCGCATTCACGCGACCTACGCGCAGCCGCTCAATCTCACGCAACTGGCGCGCGAAGCGGGCATGAGCGTGCCGACCTTCCACAGTCATTTCAAGGCCATCACGCACACGTCGCCCATGCAGTATCTGAAGTCGACGCGGCTGCATCAGGCGCGTCTCCTGATGGTGCGTCAGGACATGACGGCGGAGGCGGCCTGTCATGCGGTGGGCTATGCGAGCGCCTCGCAATTCAATCGGGAATTCAAGCGCCTCTTCGGAACGACACCGGCCGCGGAAACGAAGCGCATGCGCGAGAGCTTCGCCGTTCCGCCGCCGTTTGCGGGCGCGGAATACGTTTCATCGCATTAG